Proteins encoded within one genomic window of Peptococcaceae bacterium 1198_IL3148:
- a CDS encoding 1,4-alpha-glucan branching protein domain-containing protein: MTKGYLALVLHAHLPYIRHPEDEYFLEERWLYEAITETYIPLIEAFDRLISDNVPFKVTLSVSPPLVCMLNDPLLQQRYINHLNQLLALAEKELHRTQGTVQYNTALMYRQRLQSAYNTFYHRYHCNLNNAFRKLQNSGRIELITCGATHGYLPFMRHAESIYAQIENAIKVHRNNFGSTPKGIWLPECAYKRGVEKILKQFGIKFFFTDSHAVLFASRRPRYSIYAPLYCTDGVAAFARDVESSKQVWSANEGYPGDVDYREYYRDIGYDMDDEYIWEYVHPDGIRHNTGFKYCRITGQVDLSQKEPYVPQWAAQKVKLHAENFIFNREQQIKCLSTHMDRKPIVVAPYDAELFGHWWYEGPAWLETVIRKIYTDSNVIELISPADYLQIYPHNQRANLCETSWGKSGYHEVWLCPQNDWIYRHLHAAAGQMVDLANRYDATDGLYYRGLNQAARELMLAQASDWAFIMHTGTTVDYAVKRTKQHISNFLQLYQMINHNNIDEGWLANLEYSNNIFPDMDYRSFSSHKVATAVI; this comes from the coding sequence ATGACCAAAGGTTACTTGGCATTGGTACTTCATGCCCATTTGCCATATATCCGACATCCTGAGGATGAATATTTTTTAGAGGAGCGTTGGTTGTATGAGGCCATAACCGAAACCTATATCCCATTAATTGAAGCCTTTGATCGTTTGATATCCGACAATGTACCATTTAAAGTGACATTGTCGGTATCGCCACCACTGGTTTGTATGCTCAACGATCCTTTATTACAACAGCGTTATATTAACCACCTTAATCAATTGCTGGCATTGGCTGAAAAAGAGCTCCACCGTACCCAAGGTACGGTGCAATATAATACCGCCCTAATGTACCGTCAAAGGTTACAGTCGGCATATAATACCTTTTATCATCGCTACCATTGTAATTTGAACAATGCCTTTAGAAAATTGCAAAACTCAGGGCGAATAGAATTAATTACTTGTGGTGCTACCCATGGTTATTTGCCCTTTATGCGTCATGCTGAGTCAATTTATGCCCAAATAGAAAATGCCATCAAAGTGCACCGCAATAACTTTGGCTCTACACCAAAGGGGATCTGGTTACCGGAATGTGCCTATAAACGAGGAGTAGAAAAAATACTAAAGCAGTTTGGTATCAAATTTTTCTTTACCGATAGTCATGCAGTATTATTTGCGTCCCGGCGACCAAGATATAGCATTTATGCCCCGTTGTATTGCACCGACGGAGTGGCCGCCTTTGCCCGAGATGTTGAATCATCAAAACAGGTGTGGAGCGCCAATGAAGGGTATCCAGGAGATGTAGACTACCGTGAGTATTATCGAGATATTGGCTATGATATGGATGATGAATACATCTGGGAGTACGTTCACCCCGATGGCATTAGACATAATACCGGGTTTAAATATTGTCGCATCACCGGTCAAGTGGACCTATCTCAAAAAGAGCCCTATGTGCCTCAATGGGCAGCACAAAAGGTTAAGCTCCATGCTGAAAACTTTATTTTTAATCGTGAACAACAAATCAAGTGTCTGAGCACCCACATGGATCGAAAGCCAATTGTGGTGGCACCATATGATGCTGAGTTGTTTGGACATTGGTGGTATGAAGGACCAGCCTGGTTGGAAACGGTAATTAGAAAAATATATACCGATTCTAATGTTATAGAATTAATTAGCCCCGCAGACTATTTGCAGATTTATCCCCATAATCAAAGGGCAAACCTTTGCGAAACCAGTTGGGGCAAAAGCGGTTACCACGAGGTTTGGCTATGTCCCCAAAATGATTGGATTTATCGGCATCTGCACGCAGCAGCGGGACAAATGGTGGACTTGGCCAATCGCTATGATGCCACAGACGGTCTATATTATAGAGGTTTAAACCAAGCTGCCCGAGAGTTAATGCTGGCCCAGGCCAGTGATTGGGCCTTCATTATGCACACCGGTACCACCGTTGATTATGCTGTCAAAAGAACAAAACAGCACATTAGTAACTTTTTACAGTTATATCAAATGATTAACCATAATAATATTGATGAAGGGTGGCTTGCTAACCTAGAATATTCAAATAATATCTTCCCCGATATGGATTATCGCAGTTTTAGTTCTCACAAAGTGGCCACCGCGGTAATTTAG
- the bshB1 gene encoding bacillithiol biosynthesis deacetylase BshB1 has protein sequence MEKIDILAIGAHPDDIELGVGGIIASAVRTGYKVGMVDLTKGEKASGGTAKQRDQEAMAAAKILNVAWRKNLNIADREIEVTRDNINKLVHLIRIAKPILILAPFWQDRHPDHIKASQLVKEAQFDAGLCKVNPQIAPHKVPITGYYCLNQGVTPLVVIDISSFYKVKLLAINAHHSQFADQSQGIFTLINNRDRYYGSLIGVEYGEGLLFNEPLAVKDLSILWNGKE, from the coding sequence ATGGAAAAAATAGATATTTTGGCCATTGGTGCCCATCCTGACGACATAGAGTTAGGGGTGGGGGGTATTATTGCATCGGCTGTTCGCACTGGCTATAAAGTGGGCATGGTGGATTTAACCAAGGGGGAAAAGGCCAGTGGCGGAACGGCGAAACAAAGAGACCAAGAGGCGATGGCGGCAGCTAAAATACTTAATGTAGCTTGGCGAAAAAATTTAAACATTGCAGATCGTGAAATAGAGGTGACCAGGGATAATATAAATAAACTGGTGCATCTAATTCGCATTGCCAAACCCATTCTAATTTTAGCCCCCTTTTGGCAGGATCGACATCCAGATCATATAAAGGCCAGTCAGTTGGTAAAGGAAGCACAATTTGATGCCGGGTTGTGTAAAGTTAATCCTCAAATAGCGCCACACAAAGTACCAATAACTGGCTATTATTGTTTGAATCAAGGGGTTACTCCATTGGTGGTGATTGATATCAGCTCATTTTATAAAGTTAAGCTGTTGGCCATCAATGCACACCACTCTCAATTTGCCGATCAGTCCCAGGGCATTTTTACACTGATTAATAACCGCGATCGTTATTACGGTAGTTTAATCGGGGTGGAGTACGGCGAAGGGTTACTGTTTAATGAACCACTGGCAGTAAAGGATCTATCGATTTTATGGAATGGAAAAGAATGA
- a CDS encoding lysine exporter LysO family protein, whose protein sequence is MTGIILASVGVGVALGYWVIPDALVGYLDTMTSVALFILLFTVGVELGQQKETWAKLMKMGWRVILVPILVAIGSVAGAVVVGYFMGMPLNESSAIGAGFGWYSLSGVLLAKIYSVELGALAFVTNVARELMAFLLIPLVAKYVGQYSAIAPGGATTMDTTLPVISKSTNSDIAVVAFINGSVLTALVPMLVPMLIKL, encoded by the coding sequence ATGACTGGAATAATCCTAGCATCGGTAGGGGTTGGGGTTGCCTTAGGTTATTGGGTAATTCCCGATGCCTTGGTGGGATATTTAGATACCATGACTTCGGTGGCATTGTTTATCTTGTTGTTTACTGTGGGTGTTGAGTTAGGACAGCAGAAGGAAACTTGGGCTAAACTGATGAAGATGGGTTGGCGAGTGATTTTGGTACCGATTTTAGTGGCCATAGGCAGTGTGGCCGGTGCGGTGGTAGTGGGTTATTTCATGGGAATGCCATTGAACGAATCTTCGGCCATTGGAGCGGGTTTCGGATGGTACAGCCTTTCTGGAGTGTTATTGGCCAAGATTTATAGTGTAGAATTAGGTGCCTTGGCCTTCGTTACCAATGTGGCTAGGGAGTTAATGGCATTTTTATTGATACCATTGGTGGCCAAGTACGTGGGCCAGTACAGTGCCATCGCTCCTGGTGGTGCCACCACCATGGATACTACGCTACCCGTTATCTCTAAGTCGACAAATTCCGATATAGCAGTGGTGGCCTTTATCAACGGATCGGTGCTTACTGCCTTGGTGCCAATGTTGGTACCGATGTTGATAAAACTCTAA
- a CDS encoding CPBP family glutamic-type intramembrane protease, whose protein sequence is MSIKSINWGIGLALIYYWTGSLIPGIIAHSFVNSARLILVYLS, encoded by the coding sequence ATGTCAATAAAAAGCATTAACTGGGGAATTGGTTTGGCGCTGATCTATTATTGGACTGGTTCATTAATACCGGGGATTATTGCCCACAGTTTTGTAAATTCCGCCCGGCTAATACTTGTGTATCTCAGTTAA
- a CDS encoding DUF4912 domain-containing protein — protein MDTLYTLIILALMVSVAYGIYAYVKSTFAVEPQRKSIESLKKNSIANEEYAEELTQFPEWKKKSPAPDPELPHIYNHDTLVLMARDPNWLYAYWEITATKQQQFVQQYGSSANYQPVLRVYDISNIDNFDGTNAHHYQDVEINDYANNWYLKVDGPARTYCVDYGYRLKDGRFITILRSNFVSTPRASMSDIIDDEWLPIVELYPDVPRYPASSVEQMYKQ, from the coding sequence GTGGATACCCTATACACATTAATAATTTTGGCTTTGATGGTGTCAGTGGCCTATGGCATTTATGCCTATGTTAAATCAACCTTTGCTGTTGAACCACAGAGAAAATCCATAGAAAGCCTAAAGAAAAATTCGATTGCAAATGAAGAATATGCTGAGGAGTTAACACAATTTCCTGAATGGAAAAAGAAATCTCCAGCACCAGATCCAGAATTACCTCATATTTACAATCATGATACGCTAGTATTAATGGCCCGAGATCCCAATTGGCTTTACGCTTACTGGGAAATTACTGCCACCAAACAACAACAATTTGTACAACAATATGGCTCCAGTGCCAATTACCAACCAGTACTCCGGGTCTACGACATATCAAACATTGATAATTTCGACGGTACCAATGCCCATCATTATCAAGATGTGGAGATTAATGACTATGCTAACAATTGGTATTTAAAGGTTGATGGGCCCGCTAGAACCTATTGTGTTGATTATGGCTACAGACTTAAAGATGGTAGGTTTATCACCATTCTGAGATCAAACTTTGTCAGTACACCAAGGGCGTCCATGTCAGACATTATTGATGATGAATGGTTACCCATTGTGGAACTATATCCCGATGTGCCGCGTTATCCAGCAAGCTCAGTGGAGCAAATGTATAAACAATAG
- the bshA gene encoding N-acetyl-alpha-D-glucosaminyl L-malate synthase BshA — MKIGMLCYWNYGGSAVVAAELGKQLADRGHQVHFISAERPFRLDEYHPNTFVHQTGDFSYPVFSSPPFFLLQVNKILEVVKDHQLDLLHAHYAIPHCLSAIFARHIMGNNIPIITTLHGTDITLVGQNKEFYQITKYGLEHSDMLTAVSKWLALETQRVFKLKDPPSVIYNFLDSNYFNRRSDEGLRRSYAADHEKIVIHISNFRSVKNVPDVINIFHLINESLPSQLILVGDGPDMTMVREKVTELNLNSRVHFLGQQQDVVPLLSVSDLLLLPSRRESFGLVALEALACGVPVVASNVGGLPEVVANGITGLLADCGDPRAMAQLSIKILSDDSLWQKISWAARQSAENFFNADRWVNHYEEIYYSLLAGKK, encoded by the coding sequence ATGAAGATTGGGATGCTATGTTATTGGAATTACGGTGGCAGTGCAGTGGTGGCAGCAGAATTGGGTAAACAATTGGCCGATAGAGGCCATCAAGTTCATTTTATTAGTGCAGAAAGGCCCTTTCGGTTGGATGAGTATCACCCTAACACCTTTGTCCATCAAACTGGCGACTTTAGCTATCCGGTATTTTCTTCACCGCCATTCTTTTTATTGCAGGTCAATAAAATTCTCGAGGTAGTGAAGGATCATCAATTAGATTTACTACATGCCCATTATGCTATTCCCCATTGTTTGAGCGCAATTTTTGCCCGCCATATCATGGGTAATAACATACCGATAATCACTACACTACATGGAACAGATATTACTCTAGTTGGTCAGAATAAAGAGTTTTATCAGATTACCAAGTATGGTTTAGAGCATAGCGACATGCTCACGGCAGTATCCAAATGGTTAGCCTTAGAAACCCAACGGGTTTTTAAACTTAAGGATCCGCCCAGCGTCATTTACAATTTTTTAGATTCAAATTACTTTAACCGCCGATCTGATGAAGGATTGCGTCGGAGTTACGCAGCGGATCATGAGAAAATAGTGATTCATATTTCTAATTTTCGTTCCGTTAAAAACGTGCCTGATGTAATTAATATTTTTCACTTAATTAATGAATCACTACCTAGTCAGTTAATATTAGTGGGCGATGGTCCAGATATGACAATGGTAAGGGAAAAGGTGACAGAGTTAAACTTAAATAGCCGGGTGCATTTTTTGGGGCAACAACAGGATGTTGTTCCACTACTTTCAGTTTCAGATTTGCTACTGTTGCCTTCGCGACGGGAAAGTTTTGGTCTAGTGGCTTTAGAAGCTTTGGCCTGCGGTGTCCCGGTGGTGGCCAGTAACGTAGGTGGATTGCCGGAAGTGGTAGCAAATGGCATTACTGGCTTGTTAGCTGATTGTGGCGATCCGAGGGCAATGGCCCAATTATCAATTAAAATCCTATCAGATGATAGTCTGTGGCAAAAAATCAGTTGGGCGGCTAGGCAATCTGCCGAAAATTTTTTTAATGCCGACCGTTGGGTTAATCACTACGAAGAGATATATTATTCTTTGTTAGCAGGAAAAAAGTAG